The genomic stretch AAATTCCATAAAAATGAGCATTTCTTCCTAttgggttaaaaaaattattgaaattgaaagttGTGAGAAATTTGTACTCTTGAAATATATGTTAAATATCCTTGATTAACAAACAAGAGTTACTCAGGTCACATAAGACAGGCTCACAACGTACCCTATGAATTTCAATACCGTGGTAGCGAACCAAATGTTTATGTTGGATTCCTTCAAATATCTGCAATTCTTCAGCTACCCTTCTAATTGCTCTGTGATCGCCTGGCTGGAGCTGAACTTCTTTCATGGCAAGAAGCTCACCagttatattatttacaacGGTGTAAACTTTGCCAAATCGACCCTGACCTGAAAGAAAGTTTTTACTGCAAATacttggataaaaatattctaaattCCAGATTTATGTATCACAGTATCATTTAAAACGTTAATTTTAACAACTATTTGTTACTCACCAATTTTTATACCACGCTGCCAGGTAAAGGTAACACATCTCGATTTAATATGAACCCTATCAGCTGGCCGCCTCTCTGTCACGTGACCGATAACTTGTCTGTTTATCAAGTCCTCATCCAGTTTTTGTTCCAATTTTTTGACAGCAAGAGATACCCGCTGGTGTCTGGCTAGTAATTTGTGTTCAGGTACTATTAATGTTACAGCTGATACTCCATCTGTCAAACTGGacgaattattcttttgtgACACTGTTGCCGGGTCCGGAAATTCTAGATTCTCTCGATATTTTTGTACGCTGCTGCTGTTTGGTGTCCTGCTTTTTGGACGAGCTGGAGAAGCTGTTCTCGAACGCGGCAGTTTCCTCAAATCTATATTCGATAACGTTTAAACCATATCTATAACAATTTACGAACACCTCCACGTCACCTCCTCGACTAAGATAATATTTTGCCAAAAAGGTGTGTTCCAAGcagaaattgattgaaattaatgTAACAGAAATATGTAGACAACTCAACAAATTTAAACATAAAGTGCTTACGTTAGACTTTTCTGGAAAAATAAAGCTTCGAATCTCCTTTTGTTAACTTTGCTTGTAAGTCTTATGGCACTGTAATAATATCATGGTACAACTGTCTACACATAAATTTATGTAACAATAATCATGCATAAACTTACTTTCGACATCAGCAGGCGAAGTGGGAGTGGCTGTTCCAATGACATGTGAGATACAGCGGTCCATAGAAGTTTTCAGTTCCTCAAACTCTTGGTCCGTTAAATGTTTTGTGTTCAATGGTTCACAGACTGTCATAAGAAAGTCCAGTCCTTGATTTGCCCACCTCGGTCTTAGGCCACGGCCTCGGTCGCAGCAAGATCTAACAAAGTCCATCCATAAAAGAGCAAAGCTAACCAAGCCACGAACTAGCACCGATCTTTCCTCAGGTAAGAATAGCTTGCAAAGTTCCTTGTGGTATTCAAATCCCATCTTATAAGCTTGATGTAAGACTTCCCTTACTCTGGACCTCAAAGCCAGACGATCAGATTCTAATTTTGGTTCTTCTGCTTCATTTACTCCCATTTGCACATTTTCAATTGTCGATGTTATTTGGTGTCTCAGATCCATCACTGCGGTCTGTTTGGAAACAATTCTATAATTGAGGCTATAATATCGTATATGTTGggcaatttttcttattcgatACGCTTGAGATTAGTCGTTACCATCCAGTCTGGAGAATTAGGTTCTTACTCAAAATACTAAGTACATCAAGAAAATATGTGTAGCCTGTACTTACTTTCAACTTATTGATCGACTCTGCAGTTTCAGGgctatttgaaaatttttggatatCCCGTCTCAAGCATTTGATGAACGTAATATTTCTTATCACTTTGTCTTTAGCAATAACAAACATACCCTGCACTTCTCTGGCTGCAGTCATGATTTGGTTTCTGTacaaatgaatgaaaaattattataatatttcttaAGACATTAAGATGTTTCAAAgaatggatttaaaaaaaaatctctttgctttctcattttcttccATTAATACGAGATTTGTGTTTCGTGAAAATAGGCAAAGTAATCGATGGACATACATCGCtgaaatttattctatttgGATATCTGATTTttaagtatatataataaagcaatcaaatgatgaaaattctaGTAAAAATATACCCGTATTTGTAATAGTGTTATATAGTTGCAATAGCCGAATGAGTTTTATTCTTACTTCAACAACTTAACTTCGTCTTCCTCTGCCGTAGCTTCTTCCCAAATTTCAGTTGGCCGACTggttaaaaattctttggCTTGTTCTATCATGGTACATGCCATTTCACtaaaatgtaaaaaacaatacaatgAATACAGTACAAAACTTTGAGTAGTCAGGTGCGGTTCATCCAGAATGTGGATTAACCGGGCATGatgtgatatatgtatattgtttttttccctGAAAATCTGTTTAACCATTAATAGATTGACTACATATGATATGAAGAAATGCAACAAATAGTTATGATTAACGTACAAAAAAGTTAAGGACAGATCAAATTCGAATactttttcaagaaaaatgtcTAGATCAAATTCAGATTATCGGTGGATATATTGATATAATATATCATTACAGTAAATTACAGAAACGAATATGTGGATCACATTGGTAAATACTTTCAATTTAATAGATAACATACCAAAATTTTACGCTGGCTATATCGAATCCATCAGAGATATTACCAGCAATAGAAATGATGAACGACCATTCTTcttcaataaaattcttttgaaaacTTTCGTGCTGCACCATATCAACCCATTGTTGCAAATAATTTAAGTACAGTTCAAATACCGCCTTTAAACTTTTGTCGAATTCTTGGATTTCTTCGTAAAAAAGTATTTCGCTAGTATTTTTatcagcagcaacagcagccaGAGAGTGCTCTTCAAATCTCTGTCGATGTACACATGCGATTTTCAAACCTTCACGTAGTTCTCGCATCAATTGCCGAACGGATAGGGCACTAGGCTGCTCAGGCTTCTGTTCTAGTCTCATTCTCAGAAATTCGTGTACTACATCCAGCGGCACACGAGAAAGAAATACAAATGCTGCCCTGAAATCCAAATCCCCATCATTACTTGAGAGCTCGTTACAtcaaaatttgtcaatttttgttaaaagACATTTATGTAGCCACAGTTCACAATCAGTTTACGTGATCGGATACCTGTAAGATGGGAGATTCAGCTCTTTTGATTCAGGACTCCAAGCTCCATATCGTTTTAGTTCTGTATCGCCTTCATACTCTTCAGTAGCACTGCTATCCATATCACTGGcgtcatatttttccaaagTCAATCTGACTTTGCGCAAAACTGATGTATGTAGTCGTTCTAAAAACTGGAGACTTTTTCGAAGGCCTCGAATTTTTAATACATCTTCAATGTACTTTCTGAAAcaaacgtatttttttgtGTCACATGCGAAGGTTTTCTCGACGTTTGATTGTTTCTTTCATCTACCTGTAAGCATGCCGGTCTAATTCCATTAGATAAGAGTCAAGATGGTTTTTGTCGTCATCCGTAGGTGTAAGAATTCCTGATTCAGGGGTGGAGGGCCAAAAACGATGAAGTGATGACGTTTCTATAGACGATGTACTGGTGTTACTGTCGCTGGGACTTGTATTCTCTTCCGTCTGCGATAAATTAAAGCGAACCAAAGTTTGACGTGCATCTACAGAGTCTATTGTATCTGATGACCTCGAACTGTAAACCACATATTAACATCGAAACACAATATTTCTTCCCATCCCGTTTTTCAAATCTATAACAATCTACAAAGTAAAGAATGGTGCCACTCATAAACTAGGCATTAAGGGGGGTTTCTACTTCGTTAGATCGAAATAGGTTCGATTCGTTATCAGTTTGTTATGCAAAAAATATTAGATATAGAATGTTGATATTTGGCATGTTTACTAAGCGGTCTTTATTGAACataacaatatttcttaaagTTTGACAAAATATAGTCTGGGAATGTGAGGACCCACGTATGTCGGtgtgttatttttaatatttctttttcattcttatacGCAATATCGTAAGAAGTAAAAATATGTTTGACGTTTTCGGCTGAGATCACCTGTCCCGGACTTATACTTTCATAAGCGAAGAATGTCATTGCCGGCGCACCAACATACATAGCTCCTCCCACACCCAATACCATGTTTTGtcaaactttaaaaaatattatcacgTTCAATAAAGACCGTTTACTAAACATACCAAATAACaagattttatatttcatatattttgcataataaattgatagaaaaaagaatatttttctgccCAGCAAAGTAGAAACCTCCCTTAAGAACTTTTCACCCGAGCCGATACAGTTCTTTTACTATACATGAGGAAATGTTATAATTCTTtaacttgtgaaaaattttcaattacatacATTCGAGCGTCAAGTGAATTCCCTACATACGTATAAGAATTCTAAACGAAGCAAACCATAAGgttaaacaaacttttcatcAACTTTCACAAACGAAATCAATTACCTTGTGCCTGAATCAGCCGATTCTTCTTGTCTCTTTTTTGTATTCAAAAGAGTGAGAAGTTTGCCTAGGATCAACAATTTCAGTTTTTGATGCTTTGTCATATTGTACCAGAGGCACAATGCCTTGACTCTACCCATAAATTCTTGGCTTTTGTACATAGGATACTGAACAGCCAATGCATGTGATGATGGGTAAAGAGCTTCAGCTGCTTCCAATCTTCCCAAAAGATTTTCTACTTGCTTTAACGCCTCTGCTTGAGCACGTGTGCAGGCACGACAGTACATTGACAGGCAACCAGGACACAAACTCATGTCAGAATTTGCAGTCAAAACAGGATTTACAGCATCTTCAATTCCGCTGTCACCTGAAATTGTGGACAATGATCCAGTATCGGAGAGGCTAGTTGGATCAAATCtgtcaaaaataaacaatcgtcATTTAAAGAACTAGAAAGCCTTTGTCCTAATACGAATGATACATAGCAAGTACTACTCCAATGACCTGAATTCCATAATTTCAGTCAATAATGATCCGACGGCTTCCCGCTGCCTGCACAGATATTCATCTTGTGCTGTTGGACTACGGTCTGCGTGATGAGCTTGTAATTCAAGCCATATCAAGTCTTTCAATTCGTTTTGCCACAATGTCTCTTCGTGACTCATTTGACGTCTACAATTTCGTTCTTTGTCGTTACTGCCctatttgatagaaatacTTGCATATTGAGTTAAGTTTATAATGTAAGACAGTAAAACTAGGAACTTCTCGATTTTAAGAATATCATTTATTGATTTCATCGTAAAGTTTCTGACATATGAAAACCGTAGAATGTTATAGTCTGTAATCTTCACCATTTCTGAAAAACAAGTTAATTAGTTTCATCACTTATGCCAAATCGACTTTTGTcttcgaacatttttttaataatttgaaagcTCTCTAAtgattatacaaatttattcatgATCCTATTTTCAGTTCACTCTGTAAATTTCAGGATATACCTTAAATGATTTACtttttgaaacaataaaacaaaaaccatttattttttggaccTTTGCATATACGTGACTCAAAGTCAAAAGAAGGTGTTTTTTGGCACTTCGTCAGAATCTATCTCAAAATGGATTTTGTATTCGGAAAGATCAGCTTTTTTCACAGGAATAACGCATTAGGtcccattttttttacgaggACAGGAAGTGTaagaattcgaaaataaaagtccaattcaaaaaagtgataaaattgatcATCAACCTTTTTCTCGGATACTGTGAGGATTAGAGATGCGACAAATGGAGAAGTTTTAGATCTCAGTGTGTAGAATATCATATCCAAATTTCAGCCAACTCAACAATGTGACTTTGCAAAGCTGGTCGATCATTCGTGGATCAGTTCATAcatcataattattttatatcgtTTTTACTTTGATTACTAACAAGTAGCAACTTCACTGTTATCCTTCGCATATACTTGGAATGAAACAAGATTTTACTCATGACTTATAACTCTAAACGAAGTTCAAGCTACTCACCAGTTTGATTAAAAACGAAAAGGtatcatgaaaaatttctctttcttttaaACTTAGAGATTTTGGAGTCTTAGCGGATAGAGCGTCTCTTTCTTTAAGAGTTGTTTCAAGTGTATCTGTTTCACTCTTTATTCCCTCAACATCCACTGGTTTTGAATGCAAACTACGAAATCGGTTTCTAGTCTCAACCtataaaagaaaagttttcgtACAAACAATTACTAGCAGAAACAATAGCAAAAACCGATGAATCGAATGATATGAAGATAGTCTTGTTGTATGAATCTGTTCCAAATTCGACTCAGAATGAATGAAATACGGTCATTGAACATGTTCAATATCATACCCTAATAACAGGTGTTTTAACTAATGGTTTCTCTGCTTTTTTGCCATAACTAACAGCTGTAGAAACATCCAATTTTAGATCTCTTTCAGAACCTCGTGACAGCTTccaattctttttatttctacgACTTCCCTCTTTCAGCACTTCGCCCTCAGtttctctatctctatctTTGTCAGCTTTATCACACATTTCATTAAACAACATAGTGTCGAATGTGTTACGTCTACTTATTTGTGGTTTGCTGTGCACTGACTTTGAAGTAGACTTGAGCTCTCTGCAACAGAAAAAAGGACATAATTGAGTATTGATGAACAATGCGGTGAGAAAGTTAGCAACCAGGAGGTCAACCAGGAAAAGATGTTGGAAAACATAAAGCCTGCCTCATTATTCTGCATGATGAAATAGTTCTTAATGTTTTACGCTTAGTTTACTGCATATTTTATACCTACGATTGAATGTCTTTCTgctttttttccttctgcCGTCTGTTGAAGCGTGTTCTAGGAGGTGTTTGTCCATAAAGATCGGTCATGTCGTTAAGTGAGTCTTCAAATGCAGCATCTGGGCTTATGTCCTTTTTTTTACTGCAGAAATagaagaatttatttttcatcatgcagattaatttttcaaataattctgGTCATAATTTATTGCCTCCTCGATAAAAACAACAGATGAATCGATGCTGTTTGA from Neodiprion virginianus isolate iyNeoVirg1 chromosome 3, iyNeoVirg1.1, whole genome shotgun sequence encodes the following:
- the LOC124300828 gene encoding mitogen-activated protein kinase kinase kinase 4 isoform X3 codes for the protein MDKHLLEHASTDGRRKKSRKTFNRRELKSTSKSVHSKPQISRRNTFDTMLFNEMCDKADKDRDRETEGEVLKEGSRRNKKNWKLSRGSERDLKLDVSTAVSYGKKAEKPLVKTPVIRVETRNRFRSLHSKPVDVEGIKSETDTLETTLKERDALSAKTPKSLSLKEREIFHDTFSFLIKLGSNDKERNCRRQMSHEETLWQNELKDLIWLELQAHHADRSPTAQDEYLCRQREAVGSLLTEIMEFRFDPTSLSDTGSLSTISGDSGIEDAVNPVLTANSDMSLCPGCLSMYCRACTRAQAEALKQVENLLGRLEAAEALYPSSHALAVQYPMYKSQEFMGRVKALCLWYNMTKHQKLKLLILGKLLTLLNTKKRQEESADSGTSSRSSDTIDSVDARQTLVRFNLSQTEENTSPSDSNTSTSSIETSSLHRFWPSTPESGILTPTDDDKNHLDSYLMELDRHAYRKYIEDVLKIRGLRKSLQFLERLHTSVLRKVRLTLEKYDASDMDSSATEEYEGDTELKRYGAWSPESKELNLPSYRAAFVFLSRVPLDVVHEFLRMRLEQKPEQPSALSVRQLMRELREGLKIACVHRQRFEEHSLAAVAADKNTSEILFYEEIQEFDKSLKAVFELYLNYLQQWVDMVQHESFQKNFIEEEWSFIISIAGNISDGFDIASVKFCEMACTMIEQAKEFLTSRPTEIWEEATAEEDEVKLLKNQIMTAAREVQGMFVIAKDKVIRNITFIKCLRRDIQKFSNSPETAESINKLKTAVMDLRHQITSTIENVQMGVNEAEEPKLESDRLALRSRVREVLHQAYKMGFEYHKELCKLFLPEERSVLVRGLVSFALLWMDFVRSCCDRGRGLRPRWANQGLDFLMTVCEPLNTKHLTDQEFEELKTSMDRCISHVIGTATPTSPADVENLRKLPRSRTASPARPKSRTPNSSSVQKYRENLEFPDPATVSQKNNSSSLTDGVSAVTLIVPEHKLLARHQRVSLAVKKLEQKLDEDLINRQVIGHVTERRPADRVHIKSRCVTFTWQRGIKIGQGRFGKVYTVVNNITGELLAMKEVQLQPGDHRAIRRVAEELQIFEGIQHKHLVRYHGIEIHREEMLIFMEFCAEGTLESLVAGSGNGLPEPLVRKYTHQLLLAVSVLHSHGVVHRDIKTANIFLTDEENCLKLGDFGSAVKIKAHTTMPGELQGFVGTQAYMAPEVFMKTESEGHGRAADIWSVGCCVVEMSSGKRPWAEYDSNYQIMFKVGMGESPTPPRHLSVEGHEFIAKCLQHDSKLRPTAAVLLTDTFARLSDDDR
- the LOC124300828 gene encoding mitogen-activated protein kinase kinase kinase 4 isoform X1, whose translation is MSFEEGLMMCFDGTTGAESLDGDDSDDSKKKDISPDAAFEDSLNDMTDLYGQTPPRTRFNRRQKEKKQKDIQSELKSTSKSVHSKPQISRRNTFDTMLFNEMCDKADKDRDRETEGEVLKEGSRRNKKNWKLSRGSERDLKLDVSTAVSYGKKAEKPLVKTPVIRVETRNRFRSLHSKPVDVEGIKSETDTLETTLKERDALSAKTPKSLSLKEREIFHDTFSFLIKLGSNDKERNCRRQMSHEETLWQNELKDLIWLELQAHHADRSPTAQDEYLCRQREAVGSLLTEIMEFRFDPTSLSDTGSLSTISGDSGIEDAVNPVLTANSDMSLCPGCLSMYCRACTRAQAEALKQVENLLGRLEAAEALYPSSHALAVQYPMYKSQEFMGRVKALCLWYNMTKHQKLKLLILGKLLTLLNTKKRQEESADSGTSSRSSDTIDSVDARQTLVRFNLSQTEENTSPSDSNTSTSSIETSSLHRFWPSTPESGILTPTDDDKNHLDSYLMELDRHAYRKYIEDVLKIRGLRKSLQFLERLHTSVLRKVRLTLEKYDASDMDSSATEEYEGDTELKRYGAWSPESKELNLPSYRAAFVFLSRVPLDVVHEFLRMRLEQKPEQPSALSVRQLMRELREGLKIACVHRQRFEEHSLAAVAADKNTSEILFYEEIQEFDKSLKAVFELYLNYLQQWVDMVQHESFQKNFIEEEWSFIISIAGNISDGFDIASVKFCEMACTMIEQAKEFLTSRPTEIWEEATAEEDEVKLLKNQIMTAAREVQGMFVIAKDKVIRNITFIKCLRRDIQKFSNSPETAESINKLKTAVMDLRHQITSTIENVQMGVNEAEEPKLESDRLALRSRVREVLHQAYKMGFEYHKELCKLFLPEERSVLVRGLVSFALLWMDFVRSCCDRGRGLRPRWANQGLDFLMTVCEPLNTKHLTDQEFEELKTSMDRCISHVIGTATPTSPADVENLRKLPRSRTASPARPKSRTPNSSSVQKYRENLEFPDPATVSQKNNSSSLTDGVSAVTLIVPEHKLLARHQRVSLAVKKLEQKLDEDLINRQVIGHVTERRPADRVHIKSRCVTFTWQRGIKIGQGRFGKVYTVVNNITGELLAMKEVQLQPGDHRAIRRVAEELQIFEGIQHKHLVRYHGIEIHREEMLIFMEFCAEGTLESLVAGSGNGLPEPLVRKYTHQLLLAVSVLHSHGVVHRDIKTANIFLTDEENCLKLGDFGSAVKIKAHTTMPGELQGFVGTQAYMAPEVFMKTESEGHGRAADIWSVGCCVVEMSSGKRPWAEYDSNYQIMFKVGMGESPTPPRHLSVEGHEFIAKCLQHDSKLRPTAAVLLTDTFARLSDDDR
- the LOC124300828 gene encoding mitogen-activated protein kinase kinase kinase 4 isoform X2; this translates as MTDLYGQTPPRTRFNRRQKEKKQKDIQSELKSTSKSVHSKPQISRRNTFDTMLFNEMCDKADKDRDRETEGEVLKEGSRRNKKNWKLSRGSERDLKLDVSTAVSYGKKAEKPLVKTPVIRVETRNRFRSLHSKPVDVEGIKSETDTLETTLKERDALSAKTPKSLSLKEREIFHDTFSFLIKLGSNDKERNCRRQMSHEETLWQNELKDLIWLELQAHHADRSPTAQDEYLCRQREAVGSLLTEIMEFRFDPTSLSDTGSLSTISGDSGIEDAVNPVLTANSDMSLCPGCLSMYCRACTRAQAEALKQVENLLGRLEAAEALYPSSHALAVQYPMYKSQEFMGRVKALCLWYNMTKHQKLKLLILGKLLTLLNTKKRQEESADSGTSSRSSDTIDSVDARQTLVRFNLSQTEENTSPSDSNTSTSSIETSSLHRFWPSTPESGILTPTDDDKNHLDSYLMELDRHAYRKYIEDVLKIRGLRKSLQFLERLHTSVLRKVRLTLEKYDASDMDSSATEEYEGDTELKRYGAWSPESKELNLPSYRAAFVFLSRVPLDVVHEFLRMRLEQKPEQPSALSVRQLMRELREGLKIACVHRQRFEEHSLAAVAADKNTSEILFYEEIQEFDKSLKAVFELYLNYLQQWVDMVQHESFQKNFIEEEWSFIISIAGNISDGFDIASVKFCEMACTMIEQAKEFLTSRPTEIWEEATAEEDEVKLLKNQIMTAAREVQGMFVIAKDKVIRNITFIKCLRRDIQKFSNSPETAESINKLKTAVMDLRHQITSTIENVQMGVNEAEEPKLESDRLALRSRVREVLHQAYKMGFEYHKELCKLFLPEERSVLVRGLVSFALLWMDFVRSCCDRGRGLRPRWANQGLDFLMTVCEPLNTKHLTDQEFEELKTSMDRCISHVIGTATPTSPADVENLRKLPRSRTASPARPKSRTPNSSSVQKYRENLEFPDPATVSQKNNSSSLTDGVSAVTLIVPEHKLLARHQRVSLAVKKLEQKLDEDLINRQVIGHVTERRPADRVHIKSRCVTFTWQRGIKIGQGRFGKVYTVVNNITGELLAMKEVQLQPGDHRAIRRVAEELQIFEGIQHKHLVRYHGIEIHREEMLIFMEFCAEGTLESLVAGSGNGLPEPLVRKYTHQLLLAVSVLHSHGVVHRDIKTANIFLTDEENCLKLGDFGSAVKIKAHTTMPGELQGFVGTQAYMAPEVFMKTESEGHGRAADIWSVGCCVVEMSSGKRPWAEYDSNYQIMFKVGMGESPTPPRHLSVEGHEFIAKCLQHDSKLRPTAAVLLTDTFARLSDDDR